In Psychrobacter ciconiae, the genomic window TGATTTTCATAGCTTCAATGATAGCTAAGGTGTCACCGGCTTGGACTTTTTGACCAACTTTGACAAATGGAGGGTCATTAGGGCTTGGGGCGGCATAAAATACGCCAACCATTGGTGAGGTCTCAACGCTGCCAGCTTTCGTGCTTGCTTTGGCTTCAGGAGCTGCCGCAGGCGCACCGATTGCGGCGCTAGGGGCTGCCATAATCGCAGGGGCAGGTGCGTCATAATGGCGCGTGAGGCTGATGTGCTCATCCTCTGAGCTGACTTCTAAATTGACCAGCTCGTTTTCTTCCATAAGCGCGAT contains:
- a CDS encoding acetyl-CoA carboxylase biotin carboxyl carrier protein; the encoded protein is MDIEKIRTLIALMEENELVNLEVSSEDEHISLTRHYDAPAPAIMAAPSAAIGAPAAAPEAKASTKAGSVETSPMVGVFYAAPSPNDPPFVKVGQKVQAGDTLAIIEAMKI